CACTCGCCCCCGACGACGGTCACGTCCGCGCCGTCAAAGCCAAGTGTGACGGTCTCGCCCTCCGGTGCGCGCTGGGTCCTGGCTCGGATCGAGTGGCCGTTCCACGCACAGTGGACGCGGTAGGCGTCGCCCAGGAACTCGACGTGTTCGACCGTCGCCCAGAGTGTCACTTCGCCGGCCCCGAGGTGGATGTCTTCGGGACGGACACAGACGATCGCTTCATCGCGCTCGGGGAGCGATTGCGGGCGTTCGATCCGCTCGCCGTCGATCGCCAGAGACTGACCGCCACCGTCGACCCGCGCGTCGAAGACGTTGTTCTCGCCGACGAATTGGGCGACAAAGCGCGTCGCGGGGTTGCGATAGACCTCCTCCGGGGTCCCGACCTGTTCGATCCGACCGTCGTTGACCACGCCGATCCGGTCGCTGATCGCCAGCGCTTCGGCCTGGTCGTGGGTGACGTAGATCGTCGTGATCCCCAACTCGCGTTGGATCTCCCGCACTTCCAGTCGCAACTGCTCGCGCAGTCGCGCATCCAGCGCCGAGAGCGGTTCGTCGAGCAGGAGGACGTCCGGGCCGGGTGCGAGTGCGCGAGCGAGGGCGACGCGCTGTTGTTGCCCGCCTGATAGCGACTCCGGCTGTCGATCCGCCAGGCCAGCCACCTCGACGAGTTCCAGCAACTCGGCGACGCGTTCGTCGGGAGCGGTCTCGCCCGGCGGCGATCGGTACCGGAGGCCGTAGGCCACGTTCTCCCGGACGGTCATGTGCGGGAACAGGGCGTAGTTCTGGAAGACGATCCCCACGTCACGCTGTTCGGGCGGCAAGCCGGAGACATCGCGGCCGCTGATTCGAACTGATCCGCTCGCGGGCGTCTCGAAGCCGGCGACGGTCCGCAGCGTCGTCGTCTTGCCACACCCGGAGGGCCCGACGAGCGTGAAGAACTCCCCCTCGGCGACCGACAGCGTCACGTCCGACAACGCCGGGACGTCACCGAAGGTCACGGCGACGTCTTCGAGTTCGACCCCTGTTCCGGTCGAATTAGCCATCGTATCGTCCCCCGACGCGATCGATAACCACGAAACTGGCGGCTGTCACTGCGAGCAGGACGGACCCCATCGCCGTGGCGGGGCCGAGACTCGGCCCGATCGAGCGGTTGCCGACGTACCGCTCCAAGGCGACCGGCATCGTGTGACTGGCTCCGCCCTCGGCCAGCAGGACAGTCGAGTCGAACTCGCCGATACTGATCGCGAAGGCAAAGGCTGCCCCGGCCACCAGTGGGGCGACGATCAACGGCAGGGTCACCGTCAGCAGGGCACGGAACCGCGTCGCCCCCAGCGATCGCGCGGCGTCGACGATCCGGTCGTCAATCCCGGCCAGAGCGGGAGTTACGTTTCGCGTCACGAACGGGTAGGCCGCGACGGCGTGGGCGGCGACGACCGCGAGCCAGCCGGTCACGGTGAGCCGGTGGCCAAACACGTCGACGCCGAAGACGAGTGTCTGGAGCAGGCCCAGGCCGACGACGATGCCGCTGACGGCGATCGGCGCGGACAGCAGCGTCTCCGCGAGGCGACTCCCCCGCCCGCCGCGGGTCGCGACCAGCGAGACGATGACGCCCATCGGGACGGCGACGGCAAGCGTCCCAAGAGCGAACAAAAGCGAGTTGCGAATCGCCGTGAGGGGCGCGATCGTCCCGACCGCAGCGGAGGCCTGCTGTGCGAGCAGGAACTCGTAGTACGCCGTCGTGAACGCCCCTTCTGGCCCGGTGACGCTCTCGACCAGCAGGCTGAGGACTGGCCCGAGAAAGACCACTGCCGCGATACAGCCGTAGGCGAGTACTGCCAGGCGACGTGGATCACGAAGGGTCCCCAATCCGTCCAACAGCGCCCGTCGTGAACGCGAGCGGCCGCCCGAACGGGACGCGATCTGCCCCGACTCGTACCGGAGGTAGAGGTACATGAGGGACAGCGAGAGCACCGATTCGAGGACGGCCAACGCGGCGGCCGCTTCGAGGTCGAGTGATTGGACCTTCGCGTAGAGCCACACTTCGACGGTCTGTAACTCCAGGCCGCCCAGCGACAGCACGATCGGGAACGACATGAACGAGAAGACAAACGCAAGCACCGTCGCCGAGAGCACCGCAGGGAGCAACTGGGGAAGGACGACGTCCCGGAACGCGCGAATCGGGGTTGCGCCCATCGCTCTGGCCGACTCGATCTCGCGGGCGTCGACCCCTTCCCAGGCACCCGTCACGAAGCGAGTGACCAGCGGCGCGTTGTAGAAGGCGTGGGCGAGGACGATCGCCGGCAGCGTATAGAGCACGTCGATCGGTCCCAGGCCGACGACCGCGAGGGCGTCGTTCAGGAGCCCGGTCTGGCCGAACATCGCCTGGAAGCCGACCGCCACGAGGATCGACGGGAGGACGAAGGGAACAATCGTCAGCGACGTGAGCGTTCGCCGTCCCCAAAAATCGTAGCGGGCAAGCACGTACGCGCCGGGAAAGCCGAGTGCAACGCTCGCGAGTGCGGATAGGGCTGCCTGGTAGGCGGTAAAACCGAACAGACCGAACTCGATCGCACTGAGGGGCCCACCCGCAGCGAGCCACGAGCCTACGCCTGCAGGAATGCCCGTTGGGTCAGCAAAGACGTGATGGGCCAGGCCGACGTAGAACGGGTCAGCGAGGACGTCCACGATCGGTGCCAGCGGGGTCCCGCCAAGGTCGATCGCGGCCAGAAGCACGCGACCGACGGGGTAGTAAAAGACGACGACAAGCACTCCCAGCGTGGCCACCACGCCGGCCGGGAAGACGACCCGATCCGACGACGGCCACCGCATCCTCACGCGTTGACTTCGCGGGCCCAGTCCTCGATCCATCCCTCGACGTTCCCTGCCAGTTCGTCGTAGGAGAACGTGACGGGTTCGGCTGGCTCGTAGGCGTACTTCGAGAACTCCGCGCCGGGATCGACGCCCTCGACGGCCGGGAACTGGACGTTCCGGACCGCGATCTCGGCCTGGGCGTCCGGTGAGAGCACGAAGTCCATGAACTGCTGGCCAAGCTCCGGTGTGTCGGCATCGGCGAACAGCCCCATCATCTCCGGGTTGGCGTACCCTTGGTCGTTGATGAACCCGACCTGGTGGCGCGACATATCGACGCCCTCGCCGTGATAGTAGACCTGATCGGTCGAGTAGGAGACGACCATCGGCGCTTCCTCGTTCTGGTAGGCCTGATAGGCCGGCTCCCAATCGGAGAGGATCGTCACGTCGTTGGCCAGCAGGTCCCGCCAGTACTCAAGGTAGCCGTCCGGTCCCTTTTGGGCGATCGTCCACAGGAGAAACGCCCGGCCCGGATCGGATTGCTGGGCGTTCTGCGCGATGAGGTCACCCTGATACGGGTCGGTCGTGAGTGCGTCGAAGGTTGCCGGGTTCTCGACCTCGTTTTCGTCGTAGACCAGAGAGATGTACCCGGTGTCGTAGGGGACTGCCCGCCCGCGTGGGTCGGCCTGCAGTCCCGGCTTGACGTCTCCAGCCCGCTCTAAGTCCGGCGTCGCGAACAGCGAGCTATCGAGTTCCTGATCGGCCCGGACGAGCTCCGACGTGTTCAGCCCGACGTAGGCGTCGACATCCAGGGGGGCACCTTGCTGACGGCGCAGGATGTACTGGTTGAGGCCGCTCTCGGGCGTGACAAACTCGACAGTCACCCCGTCGTGGGCCGACTCGAAGGCCGACTTCAACCAGTTGCCGGCGGTCCCCTCGCCAGTGAACGAGGAGTATGTCGCCACCCGCAGCGTCCGCTCGGCCGTCACGGAACCGGTCGTCGTGTCTGTCTGCGTTGCGGTGTTCTCGGCGTTCGTGTCCGTCTCGGTATTCGTCTCCGTCTCGGTCGTCGACGATCCCTCGTCCGTTTGTTCTCCGCCCGTACAGCCGGCCAGTGCCGTCATCCCGACGGCACCCACACCGGCTGTTCGAAGGAACGTGCGTCGTTTCACCACCTGGTTGTTCGACTGGGTGGTGATGTCCTTTGCGGTTTGCAGCAAACGTCTCTACTGCTCGCTGGCTGTGCTGTTACTCTCTCAGTGTGCTATCGCGCTCGTTCAGTCGGCACGTGCGATGATGGCTGCCATCCACGAACCACCTCGTCCAATCGAGGCGTGTCTCACTTACTCGTCGTCGCCGGTGATGTCGTCGTACAACTCCTCGGCCGTCACCTCGACACCTAGTCCGGCGAAGAAGTTCGCGACGTTTGCACAGTCTCGCTGCAGGAAGTCGTCGGCGTTGGGCGAGAGGACCGTTACGGCCTGGCCGAGGTCGATCACCACGAGCTGACCTTCGTGGAAGACGACGTTGTACTCAGAGAGGTCCCCGTGCACGAGGCCGGCGTCGTAGAGGCGGCGCATGTACTCCCGGAGGACCTCGAAGGCCGTCTCGGGGTTCTCGATGTGGACCTCGTTGAGTCGCTTGGCCCGCCCCTCGGCGTCGGTCGCGATGTACTCCATGACGAGGACGTTTCGCTCGACGGCAATCGGTTCGGGCACCCGGACGCCGGCTTCTTTGG
The sequence above is drawn from the Halorhabdus sp. CBA1104 genome and encodes:
- a CDS encoding ABC transporter ATP-binding protein, yielding MANSTGTGVELEDVAVTFGDVPALSDVTLSVAEGEFFTLVGPSGCGKTTTLRTVAGFETPASGSVRISGRDVSGLPPEQRDVGIVFQNYALFPHMTVRENVAYGLRYRSPPGETAPDERVAELLELVEVAGLADRQPESLSGGQQQRVALARALAPGPDVLLLDEPLSALDARLREQLRLEVREIQRELGITTIYVTHDQAEALAISDRIGVVNDGRIEQVGTPEEVYRNPATRFVAQFVGENNVFDARVDGGGQSLAIDGERIERPQSLPERDEAIVCVRPEDIHLGAGEVTLWATVEHVEFLGDAYRVHCAWNGHSIRARTQRAPEGETVTLGFDGADVTVVGGE
- a CDS encoding thiamine ABC transporter substrate binding subunit, which gives rise to MKRRTFLRTAGVGAVGMTALAGCTGGEQTDEGSSTTETETNTETDTNAENTATQTDTTTGSVTAERTLRVATYSSFTGEGTAGNWLKSAFESAHDGVTVEFVTPESGLNQYILRRQQGAPLDVDAYVGLNTSELVRADQELDSSLFATPDLERAGDVKPGLQADPRGRAVPYDTGYISLVYDENEVENPATFDALTTDPYQGDLIAQNAQQSDPGRAFLLWTIAQKGPDGYLEYWRDLLANDVTILSDWEPAYQAYQNEEAPMVVSYSTDQVYYHGEGVDMSRHQVGFINDQGYANPEMMGLFADADTPELGQQFMDFVLSPDAQAEIAVRNVQFPAVEGVDPGAEFSKYAYEPAEPVTFSYDELAGNVEGWIEDWAREVNA
- a CDS encoding iron ABC transporter permease — encoded protein: MRWPSSDRVVFPAGVVATLGVLVVVFYYPVGRVLLAAIDLGGTPLAPIVDVLADPFYVGLAHHVFADPTGIPAGVGSWLAAGGPLSAIEFGLFGFTAYQAALSALASVALGFPGAYVLARYDFWGRRTLTSLTIVPFVLPSILVAVGFQAMFGQTGLLNDALAVVGLGPIDVLYTLPAIVLAHAFYNAPLVTRFVTGAWEGVDAREIESARAMGATPIRAFRDVVLPQLLPAVLSATVLAFVFSFMSFPIVLSLGGLELQTVEVWLYAKVQSLDLEAAAALAVLESVLSLSLMYLYLRYESGQIASRSGGRSRSRRALLDGLGTLRDPRRLAVLAYGCIAAVVFLGPVLSLLVESVTGPEGAFTTAYYEFLLAQQASAAVGTIAPLTAIRNSLLFALGTLAVAVPMGVIVSLVATRGGRGSRLAETLLSAPIAVSGIVVGLGLLQTLVFGVDVFGHRLTVTGWLAVVAAHAVAAYPFVTRNVTPALAGIDDRIVDAARSLGATRFRALLTVTLPLIVAPLVAGAAFAFAISIGEFDSTVLLAEGGASHTMPVALERYVGNRSIGPSLGPATAMGSVLLAVTAASFVVIDRVGGRYDG